A genome region from Cyprinus carpio isolate SPL01 chromosome B23, ASM1834038v1, whole genome shotgun sequence includes the following:
- the si:dkey-65j6.2 gene encoding uncharacterized protein si:dkey-65j6.2 → MNPESLDSSIQSCLSALYPPFEVTASTVLSQLFQVIEGRYHGDALQCLTDFLIPARHLLESVQQAACAPYSQRVFRFSGWPLCLHDRIVIQLAPVNPLLLKPGDFYLQIVQFGNQAARIVVQSLLEVEEERVLEETPIPETSYPSIFTEAWLRELNDGKHGTPLAHCILQTEQGVVKVPWEEVANPEFADDQRMASSSTSNQQESLSSCHPHTPTPSNFSVETRICPARDGIAVSLRLVDNSSSPRHTEMDPTQSGMRPVGWVSPNTWDSRSLVSNCKDLIDLTKETQGYSQTWAQTHTPLLRSNSATRERTACVRTVRFAEEPCTPCMQRKHGQGTKAQKCRFMEPQEKPVKPKERSEHPNELRSFHRPAQENPACCSSSETGPLGNSSSEGHKDQTQKISQDEIHCFTPAVVGTSEKCHIVVQGETNEVDRSSYFEMIPRLHVVPGKKMTAFGLVSPKINRRRLVPGKKIFWINGDFFREYKRKKGGKDQYLSQDSKTLSPPLTGPRINLSDASAQAETERPPSRSSTPPALTADGLLHSGMMCLTGGQDRSGRAVVEIYGDHQVWASAPISSQEICKLLLYFHTITRKEKDLGMTVVFDARKKPPHPEIGKALLMLQELDPHAVHWVLLLLNKDNSHSHEKRPGVTMETVTSLKALYKIVDVSQLTAALHGSFQYNHCVWLQIHQKLYPFVSDLQEASALLSGAVKKLEGVHKIDTVQDVQQCIEEQGALMKDVLEDARLVRLQRGGGAMLARLRRETEVRSPDCEQSREVIDTVTHLYNAMEEQVHILARKSNMSLQHLDFLLQLREMESRFAKIKDWFDTEGETRLLQAETVEDCSERIQQTLQSFKAFLSEANERKHQAMMLVSDAESVQGPNYPETEVFHRMVSVFKSSLADFVSRAERCCEELGMMVYICHFCERASAVASDCRRFLEQEQHCSSPDEERWTHLHAYLQRLDEFSPEHFQDVRAQASSSSRALQVWEAAWIHCQDVRRQLEERLVLLEGAQTTAGHHSDWPEGAPVQEEHGIVPELSESRASRARDSIHGTVTCFNFRSSHKTRKEAKTAQTGKEISADCDQRAKSVGRKASQEQKPITGSSAVGCQWFPWHNAASRTNSKGPELHITEPVFCQNQPYINSRHGSFCSQTACEEPEGARDVSVFTDSWRTDGENTASTPESPNRTMKLHRIMEELLLTEVEYVRSLGYILTHYFPLLSRPDVPQDLRGQRGRIFGNLEKLYDFHCQHFQQELEACQAEPLRVGRCFLNHRESFGLYALYSKNKPQSDALIQHHRYFKRKQMELGDSMDLSSYLLKPVQRISKYSLLLQEILDECVPDQSGEREEIQAAVEVVRFQLRHGNDLLTMDAIRDCDLNLNEQGQLIRQDEFWVIFRKKRSLRRVFLFQDVILFTKTKKNDRGDDVYVYKMSIKTCEIGMTHSCGVSGRSFEIWFRRRRSQDTYILQAETRDAKEAWTRDLEHILWEQALKSRELRRQERLFMGMGWKPFSDIQPRNAAVSNHAVNGDVTGREVVGILKRPNPLVSSLQRGVALPRPDSIGSGSSTSTAGSHSSSSSGRGSMSPSVFQGKYDSSTENAGLFSCADHNCPTRRRASVSSLLLSRPSACQSSPAHVLHHGSPALSRKKLGPQTDAHGSLKFQEPIRSKASTEV, encoded by the exons GCTCCGTACTCTCAGAGGGTGTTCAGATTTTCGGGGTGGCCTCTGTGTTTACACGATCGCATCGTGATCCAGCTCGCTCCCGTTAACCCTTTGCTGCTCAAACCAGGAGACTTCTACCTGCAGATTGTGCAGTTTGGAAACCAGGCAGCCCGTATTGTGGTCCAGAGCCTTTTGGAGGTGGAGGAGGAACGTGTGCTGGAGGAAACCCCAATACCCGAGACCTCGTACCCCAGCATCTTCACTGAAGCCTGGCTTCGGGAACTCAACGATGGGAAACATGGAACACCTCTGGCTCACTGCATCCTCCAAACCGAGCAGGGCGTAGTCAAGGTTCCCTGGGAAGAGGTGGCCAATCCTGAATTTGCAGACGATCAGAGGATGGCCTCCTCGTCTACGTCAAACCAACAAGAGTCTTTGAGTTCGTGCCATCCACATACACCTACCCCTTCTAATTTCTCAGTCGAGACGAGGATCTGTCCTGCACGGGATGGTATAGCAGTGTCCTTGCGTTTGGTAGACAATAGCAGCAGTCCCAGACACACTGAAATGGATCCAACTCAGTCTGGGATGCGACCGGTGGGATGGGTGTCTCCAAACACATGGGACAGCAGAAGTTTGGTAAGCAATTGCAAAGATCTAATTGACCTTACCAAAGAAACCCAAGGATACTCACAAACTTGGGCTCAGACTCATACTCCTCTGCTGAGGTCCAACAGTGCTACTCGGGAACGTACTGCTTGTGTTCGCACCGTGAGGTTCGCAGAGGAACCCTGTACGCCGTGCATGCAGAGGAAACATGGACAAGGGACCAAAGCACAAAAATGTCGGTTCATGGAACCACAAGAGAAACCTGTTAAACCCAAAGAAAGATCTGAGCATCCAAATGAGCTGCGAAGCTTTCACCGACCTGCTCAGGAAAACCCAGCTTGTTGCAGCTCCTCAGAAACAGGTCCATTAGGTAATTCCTCCAGTGAAGGACATAAGGATCAAACACAGAAGATTTCTCAGGACGAGATACACTGTTTTACTCCAGCTGTGGTTGGGACGTCCGAGAAGTGCCACATTGTTGTCCAGGGAGAGACAAATGAGGTGGACAGAAGCAGCTACTTTGAAATGATTCCCAGGCTGCATGTGGTTCCAGGGAAGAAGATGACTGCTTTTGGACTCGTGTCTCCAAAAATAAACAGAAGACGACTGGTTCCAGGGAAGAAGATCTTTTGGATCAATGG agacTTTTTTAGAGAgtataaaaggaaaaaaggaggaaaagaTCAAT ATCTCTCTCAGGACTCAAAAACTCTGTCCCCTCCTCTTACTGGACCACGGATAAATCTTTCAGACGCATCAGCGCAAGCTGAAACAGAGAGACCACCATCCAGATCATCCACACCTCCTGCACTTACAGCTGATGGCCTCCTTCACTCAGGAATGATGTGCCTTACAG GGGGTCAGGACCGTTCAGGCCGAGCAGTGGTGGAGATTTATGGAGATCATCAGGTCTGGGCTTCTGCGCCCATTTCAAGCCAGGAGATCTGCAAACTACTGCTGTACTTTCACACCATCACCAG GAAAGAAAAAGATCTAGGGATGACGGTGGTGTTTGATGCACGGAAGAAGCCGCCACATCCAGAGATCGGCAAAGCTCTCCTtatgctccag GAACTCGATCCTCATGCTGTGCATTGggttctgctgctgctgaataAGGACAACAGCCACAGTCATGAGAAAAGGCCCGGCGTTACG ATGGAAACTGTGACATCACTTAAGGCTCTTTATAAAATAGTGGATGTCAGTCAGCTGACTGCAGCTCTACACGGATCCTTCCAGTACAATCACTGCGTCTGGCTACAGATCCATCAG AAACTGTATCCATTTGTGTCAGATCTTCAGGAGGCGTCCGCTCTGCTATCAGGAGCCGTAAAGAAACTGGAAGGCGTTCATAAGATCGACACAGTGCAG GATGTGCAGCAGTGCATTGAGGAGCAGGGAGCTCTAATGAAGGATGTGCTGGAAGATGCACGATTGGTCAGATTGCAAAGGGGAGGCGGAGCCATGCTGGCGAGGCTGAGGAGGGAAACTGAAGTGAGGTCACCAGACTGTGAACAGAGCCG TGAGGTGATCGACACAGTCACACACCTGTACAACGCCATGGAGGAGCAGGTGCACATCCTGGCCAGGAAGTCCAATATGTCCCTGCAGCACCTGGACTTCCTGTTACAGCTCAGAGAGATGGAGTCCCGGTTTGCAAAG ATTAAGGACTGGTTTGACACAGAAGGAGAAACGCGGCTCCTGCAGGCTGAAACTGTGGAAGACTGCAGTGAACGAATCCAGCAAACGCTGCAGAGTTTCAAAGCTTTTCTCTCCGAAGCAAAT GAGCGAAAGCATCAGGCGATGATGCTGGTGTCAGATGCAGAGAGCGTTCAAGGGCCGAACTATCCCGAGACGGAGGTGTTTCACAGGATGGTGTCTGTGTTTAAATCCAGTCTGGCTGACTTTGTGTCGCGGGCCGAGCGCTGCTGTGAAGAGCTGGGCATGATGGTGTACATCTGCCACTTCTGCGAGAGG GCATCAGCTGTGGCCAGTGATTGCAGACGATTTTTGGAACAGGAGCAACACTGCAGTTCTCCAGATGAGGAGCGCTGGACACATCTTCACGCTTACCTGCAGAGGTTAGACGAGTTTTCTCCAGAGCACTTCCAGGACGTGAGAGCGCAGGCCAGTTCCAGCTCCAGAGCTCTGCAGGTGTGGGAAGCCGCCTGGATCCACTGCCAGGACGTCCGGCGACAGCTGGAGGAGAGACTGGTGCTTCTGGAAGGAGCTCAAACCACCGCTGGACATCACTCTGATTGGCCCGAGGGCGCTCCAG TACAAGAGGAGCATGGGATTGTGCCCGAGCTGTCGGAGAGCAGGGCGAGTCGGGCGAGGGACAGCATTCACGGCACCGTCACCTGCTTCAACTTCAGATCCAGCCACAAAACCCGGAAAGAGGCCAAAACCGCTCAGACTGGGAAGGAAATTTCTGCAGACTGCGACCAGAGAGCCAAAAGTGTTGGCAGAAAAGCATCCCAAGAGCAGAAACCCATCACAGGCTCGAGTGCGGTGGGCTGTCAGTGGTTTCCTTGGCACAACGCAGCCAGCAGAACCAACAGCAAGGGACCCGAGCTCCACATCACAGAGCCAGTCTTCTGCCAGAACCAGCCGTACATAAACTCCCGCCACGGCAGCTTCTGCTCTCAGACGGCCTGTGAAGAGCCGGAGGGCGCTAGAGACGTCTCTGTGTTCACAGACAGCTGGAGAACTGATGGAGAAAACACTGCATCCACCCCAGAAAGCCCAAACAGAACCAT GAAGCTTCATCGCATCATGGAGGAGCTCCTGCTGACGGAGGTGGAGTACGTCCGCTCTCTCGGCTACATCTTGACTCACTACTTCCCCCTGCTGTCCCGGCCGGACGTCCCGCAGGATCTGCGCGGTCAGCGCGGACGCATCTTCGGTAACCTGGAGAAACTGTACGACTTCCACTGCCAGCACTTCCAGCAGGAACTGGAGGCCTGTCAGGCAGAACCGCTCCGAGTCGGGCGCTGTTTCCTCAATCAC agagagagtttcGGGCTTTACGCCCTTTACAGCAAGAACAAACCCCAGTCTGACGCTCTAATCCAACATCACAGATACTTCAAG CGTAAGCAGATGGAGTTGGGTGACAGCATGGATCTCTCGTCGTACCTGCTGAAGCCGGTCCAGAGGATCAGTAAATACAGTCTGCTGCTGCAGGAGATCCTGGACGAATGTGTGCCGGATCAGAGCGGAGAACGAGAGGAGATCCAGGCGGCTGTGGAGGTGGTGCGATTCCAGCTGCGGCACGGGAACGACCTGCTCACCATGGACGCCATCCGCGACTGCGAT CTGAATCTGAACGAGCAGGGCCAACTGATTCGGCAGGATGAATTCTGGGTAATTTTCCGCAAGAAACGTTCCCTCCGACGAGTCTTTCTCTTCCAAGACGTCATCCTCTTCACCAAGACCAAAAAAAACGACCGTGGAGATGATGTGTATGTTTACAAAATGTCTATCAAG ACCTGTGAGATTGGAATGACTCACTCGTGTGGGGTGAGCGGCCGCAGTTTCGAGATCTGGTTCAGGAGGAGACGGTCTCAGGACACCTACATCTTACAGGCCGAGACACGGGACGCCAAAGAGGCCTGGACCAGAGACCTGGAGCACATACTGTGGGAACAAGCGCTGAAGAGCAGAG agctGAGGAGGCAGGAGAGGTTGTTCATGGGAATGGGCTGGAAACCTTTTTCCGACATTCAGCCTAGAAACGCAGCTGTTAGCAATCACGCCGTGAATGGTGATGTCACAGGAAGAG AAGTTGTAGGAATACTGAAAAGACCCAACCCCTTGGTGTCTAGCCTTCAAAGGGGTGTGGCTTTGCCACGGCCAGATTCGATTGGCTCTGGCAGCAGCACGTCAACCGCAGGCAGCCACTCATCATCCTCCTCTGGGCGGGGCTCCATGTCACCCAGCGTTTTCCAAGGAAAATACG ATTCCTCTACTGAGAACGCAGGTTTATTTAGCTGTGCGGATCATAATTGCCCCACAAGAAGAAGAGCGTCTGTGTCGTCACTGCTTCTCTCCAGACCTTCAGCGTGTCAGTCGTCTCCCGCTCATGTTCTTCACCACGGCTCACCTGCCCTGTCCAGGAAGAAGCTCGGCCCACAAACAGATGCTCACGGCTCTCTCAAG TTTCAAGAGCCGATTCGTTCCAAGGCATCAACAGAAGTTTAG